The DNA window GGTCGCGCGGGCCGTCGTTTACATGGTGTCGGCCGACGGCGACTACATCACCGGCGCCGAGGTCTCCATCAACGGCGGCTTGCTGATGTAGCCGGCCTCAGCGACGGCGGCGGCCGAGTCCGCCGGTGAGCATCGAGAGGCTGAGCGCCCCCCAGAGGGCCATCGTCCGGGCCGCCCAGGCCCACGGCTGAAACGCCAGCAGACCGACGGCCGAGGTCTCGGGCGGGCGCTCGTAGGTGACGGCCGTCTTCGGCGGCATCACCCAGGCCTCGCCCACCAGCACCTCCTCGCCCTGCTGGTTGCGACAGACGGTCGAGAGGCGGATGCGGTTTCGCTTCGGGATCACTTCCAGCACCTCGACCCGCACCGTGATCGTGTCCCCGGGCCGGACGGGCTTCACGAACTTGAGGCTCTGCGAGAGATAAATCGAGCCCGGCCCCGGCAGCTCGGTGCCGATGACGGCGGAGATCAGGCCGGCCGTGAAGACGCCCGGGGCGATGGGCTCGCCGAACGACGTCGACGCCGCGAACTGCGGGTCGCTGTGGAGCGGGTTGTAGTCGCCGACGGCGTCCACGAACTCGCCGATGTTGGCCCTGTCGACGTGCCGGACCAGCTCGGCGGAATCCCCCTGCGCCAGCTCCGCGATCGTCTTACCGATCATGCATGGGACCTCGGGCCCGCCGCGACCGGTGGGCTCCCCAGCCCGCGGGCCACCTCGTCGAGCCGACGGAGCAGCGCGTTCACGCCGTCTTCGAGGCGCTCGACGCGCTCGTCCAGCTCCACGATCTGGCGGGCCACCGCCGTGAGCTGGGCCCGCGACGGGATGTTGAACGTCTGCAGCGCCCCCTCCAGCGACTGATCCGTGGCCTTCTTGGCCGGCCCGTAAGCGACCAGCCACTGGTCGAGATAGCGGCCGAGCATCTGGGCGAACGCGTCGGTGTTCATGGCCTGGCCCATGGCGCGCGACCAGGCGTCGATCGACTGATCCAGGAACTGCTTCCACTGGCTCGTGGCGTCGGGGCTGATCGGCGTCTGCGCGAAGACCCGCGCCCACGCCTGCACCCACTGCTCGATCACCGGGCGCCAGAACGTCGTGGGGTCGGTTGGCGCCGCCGTCGGGGACTCCCTCAGGAGCCGCGCCCAGGCCTGGGCCCCGTCCTCGAACTGCTTCTTCCACAGGTCGAACAGCTGCTGACTCGTGTCAACCATCTCTGACTCCCATCGTAGTCCCGAAAACGCCTCGCGCCAAGCGCTTCGCCGCCCCGTTTCAGTCCGATCGCGGCGCCAGCCACCCGGAAACCTTCGGCCAGCAATGCATCGCGGCGCCCCGGCCGGCGATGAGGGAGATGTGCCCGCCGGGCAACTCGACGTACTCCTTGTCACGGCTGGACACGACGTCGATCAGCGCCCGGACGCAGGCCGGCGGCGCGATGTAGTCCTCGGTGGCGCCGACGACGAAGACCGGACAGCGGATGGCGCTCAGGCGCACCGGCCGGCCCCCGAACCGGAGCTCGCCGCGGTAGAGCTTGTTCTCCTGGTAGAAGTCGCGCACCCACTGGCGGAAGAACTCGCCCGGGAAGGCCACGTACTCGTTGGCCCACCGGTTGAGCGCGCTGAACCCTTCCACGTACTTGTCGTTCCAGAGGTTCCACCAGAGGTTGAGGTTCATGGAGAGGTCCATCGTCGGCTTGAGCAGCTTGAAGCCGGCCTTGACCATGTCGGCCGGGATCGCCCCCAGCGTGTCCACGAACCGGTCGACGTTGAAGTACTTCTTGTCGAGCCACAGCCCGAAGAGCCCGACCTTGGAGAAGTCGATGGGGCCCGCCATGTTGATGAAGCTCCGCACCGGCACCTCGGGATAGGCGGCGATGAACGCCGCCGAGAGCGGTGCCCCCATGCAGTAGCCGAGCACGCTCAGCTCGTGGGCGCCCGACGACTCCAGCACCTTGTCGGCCATGCGGGGCAGGATCCGGGTGACGCAGTCCTCGACCGTGAGCCCGTTGTCCTCGGGGCCGAAGACGCCCCAGTCGAGCAGGTAGAAGTCGAACCCCTGCCGGGTCATGTGCTCGATGAAGCTGCCCCCGGGCAGGAGGTCGAAGATGTACGGCCGGCTGATGCCGAGGTTGGGCACGAACAGGACGGGCGTGCGGAACGTGCGCAGGGACTCGTACCGGTACAACCGCGACTTGTTCTTCCGGTGGATCTCCTGGCGCGGGGTCTGCCCCGTCCGGGGCTCGCGGGGATCCACGATCATCGCCGCCAGGTTCTTCATGCGGCGGAAGTTGCGCTCGATCTCCTCCTCCCAGTCAGCCATTCCTGAGCGACTCCTTTCTCGAGTATCCAGGACTCATTGCATCGCGAACATCGACCCGAGCTTCATGGCCAGACCCATGTCGCCCTTCAGCTTGAGTTTGCCCGACATGAAGAGCATCTGGCCCGACTGCTTGTTGGAGACCATGTCGAGCCAGTCCGGCGCCGACATGGAGAGCGTCAAGTTCGGGTTCGTGCCTGGCCCCTGGTTGACGGTGCATGCCCCGTCCTTGATGATCGCGTGCCAGGTGCCTCCGCCCTCGCCGCTGATGTCGTACTGGATCACCGCGTTGCTCCCGGCGGCCTTGTCCGGACGGAAGCGGCCCGGCATCTGCTCGAATACCTCTTTCACGGTCGCCATGGTCGGCCCTCCTTTAGATTCTGCGGCTCGCCCTGCGCTAGATTCGCTCGCCTCTCACCTTAGAAGGTGAACAGGTCCATGCCCCCGGTCACCGTGAGCACGGCCCCGGTGATGTAACGCGCGCGCTCGGAGCAGAGGAACGCGATGGCCCAGGCGACATCCTCGGGCTCCCCTTCGCGCTGCATGGCGACGCGCTTGACCATGCGGTCGTACATCGGGGAGAGCTTCGCGTTCGGCCCGATGATCCCGGGCGCGATCACGTTACAGGTCACGCCGTGGCGGGCACCCTCCAGGGCCACCGACTTGGCGAAGCCCACCAGCCCCATCTTCGTCGTGGCATACGCGGTCTGGCCGAACCCGCCCATCAGCCCGGCGATCGACGCCATGCAGACGATCCGGCCCCAGCGGCGCTCGCGCATGCCGGGGAAGACCGCCTTGGTCACGTTGAAGGTCCCGGTCAGGTTGATGGCCAGGTTGAGCTCCCAGTCCTCGGGACGGGTGTCCTTGATCTGGGCGACCGTGTAGATGATTCCCGCGTTGTTGACGCAGATGTCGACGGGGCCGAGATCGCGCTCGACCGCGGCGACCACGCCGCCCACCTGGGCGGCATCGCGCACGTCGCAAGGGTAGCCCCGCGCCACGCCTCCCGCGGCCGTGATCTCCTTGGCCGCTTCCTCGGCGCCCTCCGCGTTGAGGTCGAGGATGGCGACCCGGCAGCCCTCGGCCGCCAGCGCCTCGGCGTCGGCCCGCCCCAGGCTTCGGGCCCCGCCCGTCACGACGGCGACGCGGTCACGGATCCCGAGGTCCACCCTACTTCCCCTTGAAGCTCGGCTCGCGCTTGGCGAAGAAGGCCTGGATCCCCTCGGCGGCATCCTCGGTCTTCAGCGTCTTGAGGAAGGCGCGGGTCTCGATCTCGAGCGCCTGGTCGATCGGCGCGTCCAGGCCGTCGTCGACCGCCTCGAGGATGAGCCGGCTGGCGATCGGCGGCCGCTTGGCGAGCTGGCGGGCCAGCGCCTTGGCGTCGTTGAGCGTCTCGCCTTCCTTCGAGAGCCGGTTGACCAGGCCCAGGGCCAGGCACTCCGCCGCCGCGACCTGCGTCCCCAGGATCATGAACTCCAGAGCCTTGGCCCGTCCGATGAGCCGGGGCATCCGCTGGGTGCCGCCGAAGCCGGGGATGATGCCGAGGTTCGACTCGGTCTGGCCCATGCGAGCCGATTCCTTCAGGAGCCGGAAGTGACAGGCCATGGCGATCTCACAGCCGCCACCGAGCGCGTGGCCGTTGAGGGCGGCGATGACTGGCTTGGCGAACCGCTCGATCTTCCTCAGCACGCCGTTGCCGAAGCGGATGAACGCGTCGACGGTCCCGCTGGAGAAGGCCGAGCCCAGGTCGGCGCCGGCGCAGAAGATCCGGTCGCCCGCCCCCGTCAGGATGACCGCGCGCACGGCCTCGTCGGCCTCCACGGAGGCCAGCGCCTCGTTCAGCTCCTGGATGAGGCGCTCGCTGATCGCGTTGGCCGGCGGGCGGTTCAGGGTGATCACGACGAAGCTCTCTTCGCGCGAGAGCATCAGGGTTTCAAACGCCATGGACGCACACTCCCTTGAGGAAGATCGACGCCACCGGGTCGGCGGCCTCGCTGAGACGGTAGGCGCGCTTGCCGAGCACCCAGGACGTCGCCACCTGGTCCATGGCGCCGAAGAGCACCTTCGTCGCGACCTTCACCGGCACGTCGGAGCGGATCTCGCCGGCGGCGATGCCCTCCTGGAGGATCGCGCCGATCAGCTCGAAGTAGGCGGAGACCTCCTGGGCCGAGGCGCCGCGGAAGAACTTGTGGCCCTGGCGCAGCTCGACCTGGACGACCTCGGCCAGGTCCGGCTGCCGCTCCAGCACGCTGAAGTGCAGCGCCACCAGCCGCCGGATCTTGGCCACCGCGCTGGGCTGGCCGGCGATCTCGCGCCGCGCGTAGGCCACCCACTCCGCCATCTTCTCGCGGAAGAGCGTGACCAGGATCTCGTCCTTGGTCTTGAAGTAGAGGTAGATCGTGCCGCTGGCGATCCCCGCCTCGCGGGCGATGTCGGAGACGCGCGAGTTGTAGTAGCCGTTGCGCGCGAACACGCGGATGGCCGCGTCGATGATCTGTTGAGGCTTGCCCGGGTCGCGCATGGCAGGTCGCTGAATCGTTGTTCATTGTAGGAGGCGTGGGAACAAAGGTCAACGTGCGTGTTACGATCCCGCCATGAAGGTCAAGTACCGCATCGGCGTGATGCCCGGTCCCTGGCCGGCGGGGCCCGACGGCCGCGACTTCTTCTGGCGCTTCGTCGACCTCTGCGAGCAGATCGACATCGACTCGGTCTGGTTCAACGAGCGGCTGTCGGCGCCCCAGCCAGTGCTGGAGCCCCTGACCGCGATGGCGGCCGTCGCCGCGCGGACGCGGCGCCTCAAGTTCGGCCCCAGCGTGCTGGTCACGCCGTTCCGCTCGCCCGTGCTGCTGGCGCGGGAGCTGGCCACGGTCGACTATCTCTCGGGCGGCCGGATGCTACCGGCCTTCGGCGTCGGTGCCGAGCAGGAGCGCGAGTTCCGCGCGGCCGGCGTGCCCTTCAAGGAGCGCGGCCGGCGCACCGACGAGGCGATCGCGATCATGCGGCGCTGCTGGGCGGAGGACGAGGTCACCTTCGCCGGGGAGTTCTGGCAGCTCGAGCGCGTGACCGTGCTGCCCAAGCCCGTACAGCAGCCGTTCCCCGTCTGGATCGGCGGCAACAGCGAGGCGGCCATGCGCCGGGCCGGCCGGCTCGGCGATGGCTGGCTTCCATCGTTCATCACCCCCGAGCAGTTCCGGATCGGCGTCGAGAAGACCCAGGCCTTCGCCGCCGCCGCCGATCGCGAGGTCCCGGCCGATCATTTCGGCGCGCTGGTCTACTGCTGCTTCGCTCCCGACCCGGCCACGGCCCGCGCCACCGCGACGCCGTTCATTCCCCGGGGGCGCGTCGACGACGCGATGCTCGACCAGTGCGCCGCGTTCGGGCCGCCCGCCGTGCTGGCCGAGCGCCTGGAGCAGTATGTGCGCGCCGGCGGCTCCAAGTTCGTCGTGCGGCCGATGTGCCCCCCCGCCCAGATGCTGGATCAGCTCGCGCGCCTGGCTCAAGAGGTCGTCCCGCTGTTCCACGCGCGCTGACCGTCGTCGGGTCCCCGGGGCGGCGGCGCGGGTGGGCCTCTTCGACCACGAGGTTGTTGGCGTAGGTCGCGTTGCGGTTCACCATCGACGCGCGCGCCGAGTTTCCCGTGGCGGGAACGGGTCTCATGTTGCCTTCCCAGCCGGGCAGCAACAGGCGCATCGGATAGCCATTCCCCGGCATGAGCCGCTCGCCGTTCTGGTAGAGCGCGATCATGGCATCATCCATGGCCTTGGCCATCGGCACGCTGCGGCTCAGGGCCGGCGCGTCCGCGCCTTCGGCGATCAACCACTTCGCCTTGGGGTCGATGCCCGTCTCCTCGAGCAACGTCGAGAGCCGCACCCCGGTCCATTCGGCACAGGAGACGAGGCCGTGCAGCGCCTGGACACTGGCCTGGATGGGCGCCCTGGAAAAGAGCGGCGCGCTGTTGCCCCCCGCATTCGACGAACGTCACGCGCGACACCATCGGATAGCGCGCCAGCGCATCCAGCGTGAAGACCCTGGGCCGCTTCACCAGGCCGTGGATCACCAGACGGTGCTTGTCCGGGTCGATGTCGGGATCGCCAGCGTGCAAAATCACGAAGTGCAGGCCGTTCGGCGTGATCGCGCCGTTGAGCAGATGATGCGGCGTGCGCGCGTGCTGCGTGCGCGGCTCGCCCTTGGGGTTGCTGAGCGTGGGCACGACATTTTTCTCGAACCGCGACGGCACGCCGTAAGCCGGGACGGTGGTGCCGGGCACGAGGCTCCACGGATCGTCTGCCAGCGGCTCGGCCGCCGCCGATTCAACGAACGTCGCACCGGTCATGGCTGCGGCCACGGCGGCGCCGCCGCGGAGAAAGGCCCGGCGGTCCAGACGCCCGTTCATCGTTTCCATAGCCGTCCTCCTGCGTCACCGTGGGTCAAAGGGTTAAACCTCCGTTGCCTTCCCGCATCGCGAAAAGCGCCACACGAGCGGGGAGGCGGACTCGACGCCCGTGGAATGTTTGCGAGTGAGGAAGAGGCTAACCTGGGCCCCGCGCGTGTGAGCCCCTACTGCTTCACGGCGACACCGCGGACGACGACCCCGGGATCTGTTCCAATGAACGGAGCCTCTCGCCTCTTGTTAATGAGTACGAAGTCGAATCTTTCGGTACCAGCACCACCGGTAATGATCGAACATACTACAGACCCTGTGCCGGTAGAATTCACGGTGTAGGTGCATGTGAAGGTTTGGTGGAGCACCGAGCCATTCACGCTCAGGGTTCGCACCCCGTCCGTAAGATTCCCGTTCCCGTCTGCCACGAAGAGACCGACTGCCGCTACGGGCCCAATGCCGACGATGGCCCCATCGAAGGAGAACCCGTAGGGGCCTCGAACGTCAGCATTCGTGAACACATCGTCCGCCTTGGCACTGGGGAGTGAAGCGACCAGCAGGAGCAGTCCCAGAACCAGGAGTGAGAGCAGGAGCCTTTTCATTGAGGACCTCCTTTTGAGTTGCGGGTTGAATGAGAGGCGAATCGGGCCGAGTTTCGCGTCACCCACTGGGTGGTGCCCTCCGCACCAGCGAGCAGCTCCGAATTATGTCCCAGACCCCTTGAGGATGTCGATGAGGGCCTCGGGGTCGATGTTGCCGCCGGAGAGGATGACGCCGACGCGGGCGCCGCGCCCGACCGGCAGCCTGCCAGCCAGGACCGCGGCGGCGCCGACCGCGCCCGTCGGCTCGACGACGACGTGCGCTCTCAGCGCCAGGGCGCCCACCGCCGCGCGGATCTCGTCGTCGGTCACGAGGGCGATGACGGTCCGATTCCGGCTGAGGATCGGAAACGTCAGCTCGCCCGGCGTGGTCACCCGGATGCCGTCGGCGATCGTGGGCGGCGGCGGGATCGTCACCCGCTCGCCCTTCTGGAGCGACAGGTACGTGTCGTTCGCCGTGTCGGCCTCGACGCCGATGATCGTGATGCCGGGCAGGAGACTTCGGGCCACCGTGCTGCACCCCGCCATCAGCCCGCCGCCGCCCACCGGGGCGACCAGCACGTCCAGCGATGGGACGTCGGCCAGCAGCTCGAGCGCCGCCGTGCCCTGGCCCGCCATGATGGCGGAGTCGTCGAAGGGCGGCACCAGCACGCGGCCGGTTTCGGCAGCGAGGCGGCGCGCGATGGCCTCGCGATCCTCCCGCAGGCGGTCGTAGAAGACGACCTCGGCGCCGTACCCGCGCGTGGCCTCGAGCTTGAGCGCCGGCGCGTCCTTCGGCATGACGACCATGGCGCTGGTGCCGACCATGCGCGCCGCCAGGGCCACGCCCTGGGCGTGGTTGCCCGAGGAGAAGGCGATGACGCCCCGCCGCCGCTCCTCCGGCGTGAGCGACAGCAGCTTGTTCAGGGCGCCGCGGATCTTGAACGAGCCGGCCCGCTGGAGGTTCTCGCACTTGAAGAAGACGCGATGGCCGCTGGCGTCGTCCCACCACGGCGAGGTGATGACCGGCGTGCGCGTCACCCGGTCGTCGAGCCGCCGAGCGGCGGCGCGGACGTCGTCGAGCGTGAGGCTCACGGCGCCCGGATTATCCGCCACGGCCCGGGCCGTCGCAAGGCGCCCCGTCCGGTATACTCGGTGCATGCGCCGACTCCCGGCCCGGGCGCTCGTGGTCCTCGCCGCCCTAGGGCTGGCGGGCTGCTCGGTGATCTCCGTCGACCTCACGCCGCGGATCCGGCCCCTCGAGGAGACGACCGTCGAGGGCCAGGGCGACGCCAAGATCCTCCTCATCGACATCTCCGGCGTGCTCAGCGATGAGGCCCTGTCGCCCGTGCTCACGCTGGGCGCGCCACCGCCGCGGGTGCCCCTGCTCGTGCGGATCCGGGAGGAGCTGAAGAAGGCGGCGGAAGACCGGAAGGTCCGCGCGCTGGTCGTGCGCGTGAACAGCCCCGGCGGCACCGTGACGGCCTCCGACATCGTCTTCCGTGAGCTGGACATGTTCAAGCGCAGCACCCGGGTCCCGGTCCTGGCGGTGATGATGGACGTCGCCGCCTCCGGTGGCTACTACGTGGCCCTGGCCGCCGACACGATCGTCGCGCATCCGACGACGGTCACCGGCTCGATCGGCACCATCATGGTCAACCTCAACGCCGAGGGGCTCCTGCAGAAGATCGGCGTGGCCCCGGAGACGATCAAATCGGGCGAGCGCAAGGACATGGGCAGCCCCTTCCGCCGCCCGACGCCGGAGGAGCGCGCGATCTTCCAGGCGGTCATCGACGACCTGCACCGCCAGTTCGTGGCCAAGCTCGTCGAGCGCCGCAAGCTTCCGCTGGAGGCCGCCCAGCGTCTGGCCGACGGTCGCATCTACACGGCCGAGCAGGCGCTCCGCAACGGTCTCGTCGACCGGATCGGCTACATGAGCGACGCGCTGGCCCTGGCCCGCCGCGCGGCCGACCTCGACGAGGCGCGAGTGATCGTGTATCGGCGTCCCCGCGAATACCGCGCCACCTACTACGCGCGGGCGGAAGCCCCGACGGGCGGACTCGAGTCCACCCTCTCCCAGCTGGCGATCCTGTCCGCGCCTGGTCCCCGCTTCCTCTATCTTTGGTGGCCCTGAGCTTAATCGGAGGGGGCCTCGACGGCCCCCTCCGAGGCCTCCCCCAGGAATCGATTGCGCGGGCGAAGCCCGCGCTCGAAGCCCGGACAGTCGAGCACGGGGAGGCGCGGGTATTTGGCAAAGCGCGGGTCGGTGTCGCTGCGACCGCAGCGCCAGAACGTCGACGCTTTCCCCGAGGTCACGCGCTGCGCGTGGCGGCATTCGGTGCAGAGTCCGATCGTTTGGCTTGACACGGGCTAGTCGCAGGACTAGGTTGGCGCCGGCCCTGAGGAAATCGGCCGCCGGTCTGAGAACCGGCAGGGGCTTGTCGCCGGCCATTCCCCACCAAGGTTCCTCAGGGCTTTGTCGCGCCCGCTCATTCCGCCGGCGCCGTGATCAGGTCCAGGTACCCCTTGAGGATCCGCGCGGTCGCACCCCAGACCGTCTCGCCCTGGTAGTCGTAGAAGTAGACCGGCCGCGGGACGCCGTCGCGCTCCCACATCTCGACGCGGAAGGCGTCGGGGTCGGTCAGCGCCGCCCACGGCACCTCGATCACCCGCTCGATCTCGTCGCCGTCGGGCCGCCACGCGACCGGCTCCCGGACCAGCCCCACGAACGGCGTGATCACGAACTGGGTGGCGACCGTCTCGGTGTCGTCGAGCGCGCCGAGCGGCTCCACCGCCCGCCGCGGGAGCCCGATCTCTTCTTCGCACTCGCGCAGCGCGGCCTCCAGGAACGAGCCGTC is part of the Candidatus Methylomirabilota bacterium genome and encodes:
- the fabG gene encoding 3-oxoacyl-ACP reductase FabG, coding for MDLGIRDRVAVVTGGARSLGRADAEALAAEGCRVAILDLNAEGAEEAAKEITAAGGVARGYPCDVRDAAQVGGVVAAVERDLGPVDICVNNAGIIYTVAQIKDTRPEDWELNLAINLTGTFNVTKAVFPGMRERRWGRIVCMASIAGLMGGFGQTAYATTKMGLVGFAKSVALEGARHGVTCNVIAPGIIGPNAKLSPMYDRMVKRVAMQREGEPEDVAWAIAFLCSERARYITGAVLTVTGGMDLFTF
- a CDS encoding LLM class flavin-dependent oxidoreductase — its product is MKVKYRIGVMPGPWPAGPDGRDFFWRFVDLCEQIDIDSVWFNERLSAPQPVLEPLTAMAAVAARTRRLKFGPSVLVTPFRSPVLLARELATVDYLSGGRMLPAFGVGAEQEREFRAAGVPFKERGRRTDEAIAIMRRCWAEDEVTFAGEFWQLERVTVLPKPVQQPFPVWIGGNSEAAMRRAGRLGDGWLPSFITPEQFRIGVEKTQAFAAAADREVPADHFGALVYCCFAPDPATARATATPFIPRGRVDDAMLDQCAAFGPPAVLAERLEQYVRAGGSKFVVRPMCPPAQMLDQLARLAQEVVPLFHAR
- a CDS encoding TetR/AcrR family transcriptional regulator, which gives rise to MRDPGKPQQIIDAAIRVFARNGYYNSRVSDIAREAGIASGTIYLYFKTKDEILVTLFREKMAEWVAYARREIAGQPSAVAKIRRLVALHFSVLERQPDLAEVVQVELRQGHKFFRGASAQEVSAYFELIGAILQEGIAAGEIRSDVPVKVATKVLFGAMDQVATSWVLGKRAYRLSEAADPVASIFLKGVCVHGV
- a CDS encoding MaoC family dehydratase; translated protein: MIGKTIAELAQGDSAELVRHVDRANIGEFVDAVGDYNPLHSDPQFAASTSFGEPIAPGVFTAGLISAVIGTELPGPGSIYLSQSLKFVKPVRPGDTITVRVEVLEVIPKRNRIRLSTVCRNQQGEEVLVGEAWVMPPKTAVTYERPPETSAVGLLAFQPWAWAARTMALWGALSLSMLTGGLGRRRR
- a CDS encoding CoA pyrophosphatase, producing the protein MTVDELVTLTRKRLDVRQRRVAPVGVLVQAAVLVPIVDRGAPVLVFAKRTDRVGHHKGQISFPGGVVVPSDGSFLEAALRECEEEIGLPRRAVEPLGALDDTETVATQFVITPFVGLVREPVAWRPDGDEIERVIEVPWAALTDPDAFRVEMWERDGVPRPVYFYDYQGETVWGATARILKGYLDLITAPAE
- a CDS encoding threonine/serine dehydratase → MSLTLDDVRAAARRLDDRVTRTPVITSPWWDDASGHRVFFKCENLQRAGSFKIRGALNKLLSLTPEERRRGVIAFSSGNHAQGVALAARMVGTSAMVVMPKDAPALKLEATRGYGAEVVFYDRLREDREAIARRLAAETGRVLVPPFDDSAIMAGQGTAALELLADVPSLDVLVAPVGGGGLMAGCSTVARSLLPGITIIGVEADTANDTYLSLQKGERVTIPPPPTIADGIRVTTPGELTFPILSRNRTVIALVTDDEIRAAVGALALRAHVVVEPTGAVGAAAVLAGRLPVGRGARVGVILSGGNIDPEALIDILKGSGT
- a CDS encoding SCP2 sterol-binding domain-containing protein: MATVKEVFEQMPGRFRPDKAAGSNAVIQYDISGEGGGTWHAIIKDGACTVNQGPGTNPNLTLSMSAPDWLDMVSNKQSGQMLFMSGKLKLKGDMGLAMKLGSMFAMQ
- the sppA gene encoding signal peptide peptidase SppA, whose protein sequence is MRRLPARALVVLAALGLAGCSVISVDLTPRIRPLEETTVEGQGDAKILLIDISGVLSDEALSPVLTLGAPPPRVPLLVRIREELKKAAEDRKVRALVVRVNSPGGTVTASDIVFRELDMFKRSTRVPVLAVMMDVAASGGYYVALAADTIVAHPTTVTGSIGTIMVNLNAEGLLQKIGVAPETIKSGERKDMGSPFRRPTPEERAIFQAVIDDLHRQFVAKLVERRKLPLEAAQRLADGRIYTAEQALRNGLVDRIGYMSDALALARRAADLDEARVIVYRRPREYRATYYARAEAPTGGLESTLSQLAILSAPGPRFLYLWWP
- a CDS encoding alpha/beta fold hydrolase — encoded protein: MADWEEEIERNFRRMKNLAAMIVDPREPRTGQTPRQEIHRKNKSRLYRYESLRTFRTPVLFVPNLGISRPYIFDLLPGGSFIEHMTRQGFDFYLLDWGVFGPEDNGLTVEDCVTRILPRMADKVLESSGAHELSVLGYCMGAPLSAAFIAAYPEVPVRSFINMAGPIDFSKVGLFGLWLDKKYFNVDRFVDTLGAIPADMVKAGFKLLKPTMDLSMNLNLWWNLWNDKYVEGFSALNRWANEYVAFPGEFFRQWVRDFYQENKLYRGELRFGGRPVRLSAIRCPVFVVGATEDYIAPPACVRALIDVVSSRDKEYVELPGGHISLIAGRGAAMHCWPKVSGWLAPRSD
- a CDS encoding enoyl-CoA hydratase-related protein — encoded protein: MAFETLMLSREESFVVITLNRPPANAISERLIQELNEALASVEADEAVRAVILTGAGDRIFCAGADLGSAFSSGTVDAFIRFGNGVLRKIERFAKPVIAALNGHALGGGCEIAMACHFRLLKESARMGQTESNLGIIPGFGGTQRMPRLIGRAKALEFMILGTQVAAAECLALGLVNRLSKEGETLNDAKALARQLAKRPPIASRLILEAVDDGLDAPIDQALEIETRAFLKTLKTEDAAEGIQAFFAKREPSFKGK